One part of the Tunicatimonas pelagia genome encodes these proteins:
- a CDS encoding sugar phosphate isomerase/epimerase family protein, with the protein MSFLIGCSSGSQEQATEAEAVSNPNLMFADYENLKLGFTTQNFLAAMPVSLETSKQFIDYAEQQGYAWLELRDPSAELSLEESQEIAAYAQEKGIEVSYAIQKGLLDEDFWPTFEKGLQNAGVFDGPKLIRSLASLSEFASDAAKQGWTPEELNLAVQYADSAAALAKEAGLQYVIENAGEPFFGNDNAYFGVADMFAQVSEQVGWQFDTANPFSVARVHGTVDSVRNYLRENVDNLFYIHLKSAENGQAQEVLGENPLPLPEVLQLLSEQSVSYVAIELQAVDNKEQAFANQEQSLDYLRAQGIVKGS; encoded by the coding sequence GTGAGCTTTCTTATTGGTTGTTCTTCGGGCAGTCAGGAACAAGCTACTGAAGCTGAGGCCGTATCTAATCCAAATCTGATGTTTGCTGATTATGAGAATTTAAAGTTAGGGTTCACCACGCAAAATTTTCTGGCAGCTATGCCTGTCTCGCTAGAGACGAGTAAGCAGTTTATTGATTACGCCGAACAACAGGGCTACGCTTGGCTTGAACTTCGTGATCCGAGTGCGGAGTTATCATTAGAAGAAAGCCAAGAGATTGCGGCCTACGCGCAGGAAAAAGGAATTGAAGTGAGCTACGCCATTCAGAAAGGACTGCTAGACGAAGACTTCTGGCCGACGTTTGAGAAAGGCTTACAAAATGCCGGAGTCTTTGATGGCCCCAAGTTAATCCGGTCGCTGGCCAGCTTATCTGAGTTTGCCAGTGATGCCGCAAAACAAGGCTGGACACCAGAAGAATTGAACTTGGCGGTGCAGTACGCTGACAGTGCTGCTGCACTGGCTAAGGAAGCCGGATTACAGTACGTAATTGAAAATGCTGGTGAACCTTTCTTTGGAAATGATAATGCGTATTTTGGGGTAGCCGATATGTTTGCTCAAGTGAGCGAGCAGGTAGGTTGGCAGTTTGATACCGCCAATCCCTTCAGCGTAGCTCGCGTTCATGGCACAGTGGATAGTGTTCGGAATTATCTGCGGGAGAATGTTGACAATCTGTTTTACATTCACCTAAAATCGGCCGAGAATGGACAGGCTCAAGAGGTGCTAGGTGAAAATCCTCTACCGCTCCCCGAAGTATTGCAACTTTTGTCGGAACAATCGGTATCCTACGTGGCGATTGAGCTTCAGGCAGTTGATAACAAGGAACAGGCATTTGCTAATCAGGAGCAAAGCCTAGACTATCTCCGCGCTCAAGGTATTGTGAAAGGTAGCTGA